From the genome of Toxoplasma gondii ME49 chromosome XII, whole genome shotgun sequence:
cgccttcgcctcgcttTCCAGACTCTTTCCGTTgtgtgcgtctcttctctccacgctttcctcgtcctctcctctcttctggaCCTGCCGCATTCGCCAGggccgtctgtctctccttcgcctcgcaCTCTCGGCCGCCGCgcctccctgtctccgccttcctcctccatcttcctcgccgcgtccagtgcatgcaaaatGGCGGTCATCGGCATCGACCTCGGAAGCCTGAACAGCGTCATGGCGACGGTCCAGCGCGggactgtctccgtcgtGACGACTGAACTCTCTGACCGCGTCACACCTTCTCTTGTCGGATTTACAGAGGACCGCAGACTGATGGGTGACCATGCCCTTGCGCAGGTAATGGAGCACACAAGCCTCCACCGGACAACACCACAGGGGATAGAACACCCTGCAGGAGAAAGGAATGGGGCCTCTTTGAGGAGGTTTTCGTCGCTTCCGGTTCAttcttgcgtttctcctacccgaaggaaaaagatgttccctcccttctctcgtccAGGAGGCGCATGCGCTACTCCCGtactctcttcccttctcagAAAGAACCACTTTGCTTTTCCGCTGCAGACAAGAGCCCATACCTCTCAGGAGAgtgtgcgtttctctgtccgGATGTTCCGACTTTCCTTGCTTCTTTGGTTTGGTCGAGGTCGTGTCGAACGTCTCGAAGACCGTTccctccactctctctctgcttgatgcctgctgttctctctcgtctctgttccctcctttttcctctccctctgtttcgtttcttctgtctttttctttctgtggcCGCATCCGGGCGCTTGGATGTCCCTGCGTCGGCGGTGACTGCGTAGGCGTCTCCCCGCAGTTTCTGCAACATGAAAGATTGCTCCGTTTCTGATTTCCTTTGCATATCTGTGGCTCGCTTCTGgtcttccctctttcgtCCGTATCTATCTCTGGACAGTCCTTCACTAGAGGACTCAAAAAAGACAGTCCACCGCTACGCATGCATTCGTCAAGAGCTCCCAGGAAAGGTGCAGTTCGTACAGCAGCGAGTTGGGACCGCGCGTGCGTCGAAGCTGAGGCTCGGTCCTTTGTGGATTTCTGCAATTGTGTGACGATTGTATGCCTCCCCGTTCGCACTGTGCAAGGTTGCGCCGGCAAGGTCTCATCTCCGGTGTTCTGGGCGCTGCGTTCGTGCGTCCAGATGAAGAGCAACGCAAAGAATACCTGCCGATACTTCAAGAACATCTTGGGCGAGGTGTTTGACGCCTCCAACTCGCActtgaagaaggaaatggaGCTTTCCTTGAACAACATGGCTGCAGTCTCTCCGAATAACGTCATGGGCTATCGCGTAAGTTTGGATGTGCTCTGCTCTCGCTTCGCAGTCTCCCCGTCACCCAGATGCCACAGCTCGTTCTGCAGTCGCCGTGGATCTCCAACTCtgccttgcttctctctcccttcttttctccttctctccttctctccttctttcctctctctcaatTGCCTTCCCGTCTGCACTGCGGACGCTTCTTTGGGCATCCAGTGTGCgtcgacttcgtctctctgtgcatctTTCTTCAGGTCCAGTATCGCGGGAAGGAGGTCGAGTTTTCTGCGGAGAGAGTCGCGGCTGCGTTTCTAACCAAGTTGCGCCAAGTGGCTGAGAGCAGCTTGCAGAAGCCGGTCAGCGAGGTAGTCATCGCCTGTCCGCCCTGGTGCCGCGACGCGAATCGCTCGGCGCTTCTCGACGCCGCGCAAATCGCAGGCCTCAAGTGTCTGCGCATCATCTCCGACATGGCCGCAAGTACGAACAAAGCGAAAACATGAGTCAAGGCGAAAAGAGActcttcagagagagagagtgcgAAACGCGAAACACCCCCGCTCTCGTGCCGCGTCCTCTACACAGCTCAAACGTCTCTGCCTGAAAGTACCGAGACCTTTCATGCAGAGCGAGCATCCAAATCTCGATGCCAGTTACATGCATACttgcatacatgcatatatgtgtatatgtatatatgtatatgcatgtagagCTGTGTATGTGTAAGGGtacatgtgtgcatgtatctGCACCCTTTCGATGTTCATGTCAGCGGCAGAGTGGCTCTGAATGGAAatcgtttctgtctgtgtttcgCAGCTTGTCTGGACTACGGCATGTACAGACGCCAGCACTTTGCTGCGGACCGTCCACACATCGTAGCCTTCGTCGGCGTTGGACATTCGTCgacgtctgcatgcatcgcggCTTTCTGGGCGGACCGCCTGCGCATCCTCGCGGAAGTATCGGACTGCGAGTTGGGAGGTCGCGACATGGACTACGAAATCATGAAGCACTTTGCCTCTGCGTttgaaaagaagacgaaaatgAATCCTCTCTCGAGCCTCAAAGCGCGCCTGAAGTAGGAACACAGCAGACGCTGAGTTGTTTTTTCGATGTGCTCCGAACACTATGCGAGAAGGCTTTTGTGTGCCTCCAGAtgcgtcgtctgtctgcaGAAGTTCTGTGGATATGCGTCTTTGTGGGGTGtacacagatatacatagatatacgTTAACAGAACACGAGGGGGCGGGGCCTGTTTTCGAAGATGGTCGTTGATCGTGGGTGTACCTGCGTTGGGTGCGGACTTGCGATCGTGTCTTGCATGCGGTTCTTACTTGCTGCGCTCGTGGACTTGCATGTCATTCATGTATGGGAACGATCAGGTGGAGGTGCCTTTACCAGGCGCGGTGGGGCAGATCGAGCatcaggagacagacaggagatGCTGGTGGGCGTCGCTGGTAGTGCCTGGAAGCCGAGAAacttgttcttcttttccttttagGTTGGAGGACCAGGCGaacaaggcgaagaagatTCTGTCGGCCAACTCCGAAACTTCTTTCCACGTCGAGTGTTTGATGGAAGATGAAGACTGCTCTGGACTCCTCACCCGTGAAGTGTTCGAAGAACTGTGCAGCAAAACGCTGGTGCCCAGAATGGAAActcttctccagtctctcctcACCAAGAGCGGTACGCAGCAACTAAGACGCATCACTTGCATCTAGACACTCACTGCTGCTCTACCTCGACAGCTGTTTAGTATATACTCTtccacatatacatatacatacatatatatatatatatatgtatgtctgtaggcatatatgtataggtgcatatgcatgcgtatgtgGCGGTGTGTGTTCGGCTGTACGTCAAGATTTTGCGCGCGCATCTCCACGTTGTTGCATGCGTAGAAGCCGTATATATAGTTGCGCTTGAGCGTTTTGGACTGAGGGTatcgacagaagaaacaaagggaaCTGTGGACTCGAGAGAACCGCTGTTGGGCATCTTGCAGAGAAGTTGAGGACGGCGTGAGGTATCCGTTTTCCTCCGGATTTTTTTCAACTTTTTAGAAGAAAGtctcagagagaaaacgtctCTTTCGTCGGTGCAATCGCCTCCTTTACAGGcttgaagaaggaagacttGTTCAGCGTGGAAATCGTCGGTGGAGGCACACGAATCCCTTGGGTGCAGAAATGCATTTCGAACGCTTTCGGTCTCGAACTCTCGCGAACTCTCGCTGCCGACGAGACCGTCGCAAGAGGCTGTGCCTTGCAGGTGAGAAAAAATTCCTTTTTTTTTGCACTTCTCTACGAATGGCTTCCAACACTCGAACGCGCACTGGTATGGATACAACTACACACAcctgtatatatttatgcatgcTCGCATGTgattgtatatatatatatatatatataggtcgAGGTATCTCGTCAAGATATAGAgatgtctcttcgtctgcgaaTCTGGGAATGTCTGTCAAGCGGCACATAAACtcatatttatatatatatatatatacttttgAATACCTTTgcacatatgtgtatacgtacacacacacccatatatatatatatatatatatatatgtatgtatagtTGTACATTTATTTGGAAGATTGGTTTGTGTGTAGGTGTCCACGTCTGTGGTTCTCTTGAAATTGGGTTTTTCAGGCTGCCATGGCGTCTGCGAGCTTCAAGGTTAAGGAGTACGGCTTCGGCGAGAGGACGTTGTTTCCGATTTGCCTGACGtggacagacggagacagtccAGTGAAAGTACAGCCGCTGTCGGCTTCGGGGCATCCGTTGGAGGCGGAGAGCGGTCTTGAGACCCTCCAGCACGAGACGCCCGCGGGAGAGCAGTGCATCTTGATCCCCGCAGGCAGCGACACAAACACAATTCGAAAGATCACTTTCCTCCGCAGCGGCCCGTTCACGCTCAAGGCGCAGTACGCCGACCTCCCGGCCGGAGCTCCTGAGGCGCAACTCGGTACGATAGAAAGCGTTTTTTGGGGAGTGTACTCACGGCGAGCTGGACGAC
Proteins encoded in this window:
- a CDS encoding DnaK family protein (encoded by transcript TGME49_219310); protein product: MAVIGIDLGSLNSVMATVQRGTVSVVTTELSDRVTPSLVGFTEDRRLMGDHALAQMKSNAKNTCRYFKNILGEVFDASNSHLKKEMELSLNNMAAVSPNNVMGYRVQYRGKEVEFSAERVAAAFLTKLRQVAESSLQKPVSEVVIACPPWCRDANRSALLDAAQIAGLKCLRIISDMAATCLDYGMYRRQHFAADRPHIVAFVGVGHSSTSACIAAFWADRLRILAEVSDCELGGRDMDYEIMKHFASAFEKKTKMNPLSSLKARLKLEDQANKAKKILSANSETSFHVECLMEDEDCSGLLTREVFEELCSKTLVPRMETLLQSLLTKSGLKKEDLFSVEIVGGGTRIPWVQKCISNAFGLELSRTLAADETVARGCALQAAMASASFKVKEYGFGERTLFPICLTWTDGDSPVKVQPLSASGHPLEAESGLETLQHETPAGEQCILIPAGSDTNTIRKITFLRSGPFTLKAQYADLPAGAPEAQLDACHVSLPPAAEPQEIQVFVHLNFFGLLRFARVCVKQRREEEKTVEAPEVAQGGEETAGAETAPEVRKLVRVVKVDVPYQVQEAPGRPTTLQLRDFREDELNMDNEDRLTREKMDRLNELESYLYALRDDISGKMRDFATPEERAEIEALLESSQQWVDDALVDISTVAKSAVVAKLEELQAVGGKVSRRFEEYSGRQEAQQLLHAAVSESRVAAQSQDEAYAHIPVEEKRKVMDMANETEAWLSEMMAKQSGLPPHVDPIVTVLDMHNKRDALLRFTQKVFSAPRPKPAAPPASEQPAPQEDVNMNEGEQALPEAENAAPVGEPQPQQAA